In Euwallacea fornicatus isolate EFF26 chromosome 26, ASM4011564v1, whole genome shotgun sequence, one DNA window encodes the following:
- the LOC136347106 gene encoding uncharacterized protein isoform X3, producing the protein MDWQKARKDREEYFEKLRKWLDDARLWYSLSTSTGSNTLSGLQFPLDGSQGQSSNIPYNQQNPYAAFYQIPLADQNQEAHILNNEQFPNVDLGNNLENNNAFNRVPFYQTYPFILPPNLLRLPTTYEFRIPPLWKRLCAEIIDFCVLFTLKLALTFVFMESFSVGSALYGLDMIQKGLLEDQEVNLPLAFELMFLEALHKLVVLFFETYFLHGKTCATPGQ; encoded by the exons ATGGATTGGCAAAAAGCCAGAAAGGATCGCgaagaatattttgaaaaacttagaAAGTGGTTAGATGACGCTCGATTGTGGTACAGCCTTTCAACTTCAACCGGTTCTAACACTCTTTCCGGCTTACAGTTTCCCCTGGATGGGTCTCAAGGCCAGTCTAGCAACATTCCCTACAACCAGCAAAACCCTTATGCTGCCTTCTATCAAATTCCCCTTGCAGACCAAAATCAAGAAGCCCACATCCTCAATAATGAACAGTTTCCAAATGTGGACTTGGGAAACAATCTCGAAAATAATAATGCATTTAATAGAGTGCCCTTCTACCAGACATATCCCT TCATCCTACCTCCGAATTTATTGAGGCTTCCAACTACATATGAATTTAGAATTCCTCCTCTTTGGAAGAGATTGTGTGctgaaattattgatttttgtgTGTTGTTCACTTTAAAATTAGCACTAACATTCGTTTTTATGGAGAGTTTCAGTGTTGG AAGTGCCCTGTATGGTCTAGACATGATCCAAAAGGGACTTTTGGAAGATCAAGAGGTGAACTTACCTTTGGCTTTTGAACTGATGTTCCTGGAGGCTCTGCATAAACTTGTGGTTTTGTTTTTTGAG ACCTATTTTTTACATGGTAAAACATGTGCCACGCCAG GCCAATAG